A DNA window from Ficedula albicollis isolate OC2 chromosome 28, FicAlb1.5, whole genome shotgun sequence contains the following coding sequences:
- the ATCAY gene encoding caytaxin isoform X1 codes for MGTTEATLRMENVDVKEEWQDEDFPRPLPEETGMESLGSPTEDETTSSPPNTLNFNGAHRKRKTLVAPEINISLDQSEGSILSDDFLDTPDDLDINVDDIETPDETDSLEFLGNGNELEWEDDTPVATAKNMPGDSADLFGDGGTEDGSATNGRLWRTVIIGEQEHRIDLQMIKPYMRVVTHGGYYGEGLNAIIVFAACYLPDSNLADYHYIMENLFLYVISSLELLVAEDYMIVYLNGATPRRRMPGLGWLKKCYQMIDRRLRKNLKALIIVHPSWFIRTVLAISRPFISVKFINKIQYVHTLEELEQLIPMEHVQIPDCVLQFEEERIKARKERAEEKQDMAERESRPVPPAEDQETSMS; via the exons ATGGGAACCACGGAGGCCACGCTGAGGATGGAGAACGTGGATGTGAAGGAAGAATGGCAAGACGAGGATTTCCCCAG gcCCCTCCCAGAAGAGACGGGGATGGAGTCGCTGGGAAGCCCCACGGAAGATGAGACCACGTCCT CTCCCCCCAACACGTTGAATTTTAACGGGGCTCATCGGAAGAGGAAGACACTGGTGGCTCCTGAAATCAACATTTCCCTGGACCAGAGCGAGGGCTCCATCCTCTCCGACGACTTCCTGGACACACCAGATGATCTGGACATTAATGTGGATGATATTGAAACTCCTGATGAGACagattccctggaattcctggggaaTGGGAACGAACTGGAATGGGAAG ATGACACCCCCGTGGCCACGGCCAAGAACATGCCTGGGGACAGCGCAGACCTGTTTGGGGACGGGGGCACCGAGGACGGCAGTGCCACCAACGGGCGCCTCTGGAGAACCGTCATCATCGGCgagcaggagcacaggatcGACCTGCAGATGATCAAACCCTACATGAGGGTGGTGACACACGGAG GATATTACGGAGAAGGTCTCAATGCCATCATCGTGTTTGCTGCCTGCTACCTCCCGGACAGCAACCTGGCTGACTATCACTACATCATGGAAAACCTCTTCCT GTACGTGatcagcagcctggagctgctggtggccgAGGATTACATGATCGTGTACCTGAACGGGGCCACGCCCCGCAGGAGGATGCCGGGCCTGGGCTGGCTGAAGAAATGCTACCAGATGATCGACAGAAG GCTGAGGAAGAACCTCAAGGCCCTGATCATCGTGCACCCGTCGTGGTTCATCCGGACGGTGCTGGCCAtctccagacccttcatcaG TGTGAAGTTTATCAATAAGATCCAGTATGTGCAcaccctggaggagctggagcagctcatccCCATGGAGCACGTGCAGATCCCAGACTGTGTCCTGCA GTTTGAAGAGGAGAGAATTAAGGCCAGAAAAGAAAG GGCGGAGGAGAAACAAGACATGGCTGAGAGGGAAAG CAGGCCCGTGCCCCCAGCAGAGGATCAGGAAACCAG CATGTCCTGA
- the ATCAY gene encoding caytaxin isoform X2: protein MESLGSPTEDETTSSPPNTLNFNGAHRKRKTLVAPEINISLDQSEGSILSDDFLDTPDDLDINVDDIETPDETDSLEFLGNGNELEWEDDTPVATAKNMPGDSADLFGDGGTEDGSATNGRLWRTVIIGEQEHRIDLQMIKPYMRVVTHGGYYGEGLNAIIVFAACYLPDSNLADYHYIMENLFLYVISSLELLVAEDYMIVYLNGATPRRRMPGLGWLKKCYQMIDRRLRKNLKALIIVHPSWFIRTVLAISRPFISVKFINKIQYVHTLEELEQLIPMEHVQIPDCVLQFEEERIKARKERAEEKQDMAERESRPVPPAEDQETSMS from the exons ATGGAGTCGCTGGGAAGCCCCACGGAAGATGAGACCACGTCCT CTCCCCCCAACACGTTGAATTTTAACGGGGCTCATCGGAAGAGGAAGACACTGGTGGCTCCTGAAATCAACATTTCCCTGGACCAGAGCGAGGGCTCCATCCTCTCCGACGACTTCCTGGACACACCAGATGATCTGGACATTAATGTGGATGATATTGAAACTCCTGATGAGACagattccctggaattcctggggaaTGGGAACGAACTGGAATGGGAAG ATGACACCCCCGTGGCCACGGCCAAGAACATGCCTGGGGACAGCGCAGACCTGTTTGGGGACGGGGGCACCGAGGACGGCAGTGCCACCAACGGGCGCCTCTGGAGAACCGTCATCATCGGCgagcaggagcacaggatcGACCTGCAGATGATCAAACCCTACATGAGGGTGGTGACACACGGAG GATATTACGGAGAAGGTCTCAATGCCATCATCGTGTTTGCTGCCTGCTACCTCCCGGACAGCAACCTGGCTGACTATCACTACATCATGGAAAACCTCTTCCT GTACGTGatcagcagcctggagctgctggtggccgAGGATTACATGATCGTGTACCTGAACGGGGCCACGCCCCGCAGGAGGATGCCGGGCCTGGGCTGGCTGAAGAAATGCTACCAGATGATCGACAGAAG GCTGAGGAAGAACCTCAAGGCCCTGATCATCGTGCACCCGTCGTGGTTCATCCGGACGGTGCTGGCCAtctccagacccttcatcaG TGTGAAGTTTATCAATAAGATCCAGTATGTGCAcaccctggaggagctggagcagctcatccCCATGGAGCACGTGCAGATCCCAGACTGTGTCCTGCA GTTTGAAGAGGAGAGAATTAAGGCCAGAAAAGAAAG GGCGGAGGAGAAACAAGACATGGCTGAGAGGGAAAG CAGGCCCGTGCCCCCAGCAGAGGATCAGGAAACCAG CATGTCCTGA